The region ATGTGGGACGAAAATGCAGACCGTATTTCAATGAAGGTTTCAGATGAGACAATGTATTATTCAAGTTATGCCGGAATTTCGACTTTTAACTTAATTATCGAAAATGCATTAAACACAACCAAAGCGACAGAAGCAGAACAAAGAGTAGTCTGGGCAGAAGCAAAAGTATTGCGTGCCATGAATTACTTTAATCTGGTGAATTTTTATGCAGATACTTACGTAGCTTCTACCGCTGCTACCAAATTATCAGTTCCGTTAATTACAAGTGCAAACATCAATGCACCAAGTAAACAAGTAACGATTCAGGAATTGTATGATTTTATTTTGAATGATGTTAAAGAGGCTTTACCGTATTTACTAAAAGTTTCACAAACGCCTTTACATCCAAATTTGGGTGCAGGATATGCATTTTATTCAAGAGTTTATCTACAAATGAATAATTATACTGAAGCGTTAAAATATGCCGATTTAGCATTAGCAGAAAACAATAAATTGTATGACTGGATTGGATATTACAATACCAACAAAACGATTATTGATCTTCCAAACTCCTATACAACAACTACGTCTCCAATGGGATATACTTATGTTGAAAACTATACTTATCGACATGGTACTTATAATAGTTTAACAACAGAAAATAGTATTCCTGTAGAACGTGCACAACGTTTTGAAGCCGGAGATGCCAAATTTATCTCTCGTTGGAAACTTTATACTGTTGGTGCTGAAACGTATTACAGAAGAACTTTATCAGGAGCTTTTAATTTTGGAGGAATCACCACTGTTGAGGTTTACTTAATTAAAGCAGAATGTCTGGCTCGTGCAGGACAAATTAGTGAAGCGCTGGCTGTTTTAAATACAGTTCGTAAAACCCGTATTCTTCCTGCTTCTTATCAGGATATTTCAACTACTGATAAAACAGTTGCTTTGAATGCTATTTTCAGAACAAAAAATAATGAACTTACAAACACATTGATTCCATTTGCAGATGCACGTCGTTTAAATGCGGAAGGTGTTTACAAAGTGAGCTTTACCAAAACAGCAAACGGAAATACGTATACATTAAAATCTGATTCTCATTTATGGACAATGCCTTTTCCACAAGGAGCAGTGCAAAATCCAGGAAATGGAACCATTACACAAAACGTAGCTAAATAATAACTAAAAAGCTTCCTGATTAGGAACTCCGAAAAGGAAGCTTTTCTTAAAATATCAATCAAAAATGAATGCAATTAAATATAAAATATTAGGATTGTGTATTTTTCTGCTTACAATTTCAAACAGCAGTATTGCACAAAAGAAAAAAGCAGCAGCTCCGGCAGCTTCTTATACAATTGAAGGAAATGTTACAGGTCTTGAAGAAGGAATAGCTGTAAAATTAATCCCGGGTGCAACACATTCTTCTGAGTTACCAGTTGCGGAAACAACCATTAAAGAGGGCAAATTTACTTTTACAGGAAAATTAAATGAACCTCGTCTTTTCTTTATCGCTTTTGGGAAAGATAAAGGATATATGAATTTATTGGTTGAAAATGCTAAAATAAAAGTTACGGCAGATGCAGAGGTTTCAAAAAAAGAAGATGAAAGAATTACTTTTAAAAATCAAGTAATTACGGGTTCTAAATCAAATGACTATTATAAAAAAGAAACTGCTTTTAGAGACGAACTCGAAAAAGATTATGCTGCTTATCATACTAAAGATTCAGACGAATTAAGCAAATTAATTGGTGCGGCAAGAAAAGAGAAAAACACAAAAACGGCAGATTCTCTTCAAAACCTTCCGGTTTGGAAAAAATTTGAGGCTGATGAAAAAGCTTTTTTTACTAAAGTAGAAAAAACAACTTTGGCAGTAATTACAAAACATAAAGATTCCTGGTGGGGACCATTTTTTATGATGACGCAATACAGCTACTTCACACCGGAACAGAAACCGATTTATGAGCAATTTTCAGAGGCAGCAAAGAAAAGTTATTATGGACAAGTAGCTGATAAAGATTTGAATCCTAAATCATTAATAGGAACAAGTGTTGCTAATTTTAATTTAAAAGATAAGGACGGAAAAGCATATACTGCAAAAGAAATCGTTGCAGGAAAAAAATACATTTTAATTGATTTCTGGGCTTCGTGGTGTGCGCCTTGTCGTAAAGAAATTCCTAATCTAAAAACAGCTTATGCAGAATATGCCGGTAAAGGATTTGAAATCCTAAGCATCTCAATTGATAAAGACGAAAAAGCATGGCAAAAGGCATTAGGACAGGAAAATATGCAATGGCATAACCTTATTGATGATAATAAAGTGAGTAAATCATTTAATGTAAAAACAATTCCGGCTACTTATTTAGTAGATAGTAAAGGTGTAATTATTGGAGATAATTTAAGAGGTGCGGACTTGGAAGCGAAGTTAAAAGAGCTTTTAAAATCTTAATTCAGTTTTCGGTGATGGTTTTCAGTCATAGTCGAAAATTAAAACTGAAAACCTAAGCTGAAACTAAAAAAAATAACAAACAAAAATATCAAATATGAAAAGTACAATCTTAAAATCAGGTTTAGCCGGATTAGCATTGCTGACCGTACTGAATTCCTGTTCGAAGAAAGAAGAAGGATTCACGATTAATGGTACAATCGCCGGTTTAGAAAAAGGAACAGTTTATCTGGAAAACACAGATGAAAAAGGAAACAAAAAAATTGTGGATTCAGCAGAAATTAAGCCGGGAGGAATTTTTACTCTTACAGGAAAAGTTTCAGAGCCACTTTTGCATACTGTTAAGCTAAAAGGAGAAGAATACGGTGCGTTTTTTCTTTTGTCTAATGAAGATATAAAAGTTGAAGCGCATAAAGATTCTATTTTTAAAGCTAAAGTAAGTGGCGCAACTCAAAATGATATTTACAAATCATATTACGATAATGAGTTCAAAAAAATACAAAATATCGCAGGTCCAATTTATAAATTATCTGATTCGTTAACGCAGAACGGAAAAGTAAAATTAAGTGCAGAACAAAAAACTGCAATGGACAAAAAATGGAAAGATCTCCAAACTTTAGCGGATGATTTAACCGATAAATTTATTCGAAATAACAAAGATAA is a window of Flavobacterium crocinum DNA encoding:
- a CDS encoding RagB/SusD family nutrient uptake outer membrane protein, translated to MKNIYKKVACLLALGLTLASCDDYLNDVPKGSKSPTTLADYEAFLRDEYTNHRVDITGASQLLNDQYVTLASLASNRLYNALYMWDENADRISMKVSDETMYYSSYAGISTFNLIIENALNTTKATEAEQRVVWAEAKVLRAMNYFNLVNFYADTYVASTAATKLSVPLITSANINAPSKQVTIQELYDFILNDVKEALPYLLKVSQTPLHPNLGAGYAFYSRVYLQMNNYTEALKYADLALAENNKLYDWIGYYNTNKTIIDLPNSYTTTTSPMGYTYVENYTYRHGTYNSLTTENSIPVERAQRFEAGDAKFISRWKLYTVGAETYYRRTLSGAFNFGGITTVEVYLIKAECLARAGQISEALAVLNTVRKTRILPASYQDISTTDKTVALNAIFRTKNNELTNTLIPFADARRLNAEGVYKVSFTKTANGNTYTLKSDSHLWTMPFPQGAVQNPGNGTITQNVAK
- a CDS encoding TlpA disulfide reductase family protein; this encodes MNAIKYKILGLCIFLLTISNSSIAQKKKAAAPAASYTIEGNVTGLEEGIAVKLIPGATHSSELPVAETTIKEGKFTFTGKLNEPRLFFIAFGKDKGYMNLLVENAKIKVTADAEVSKKEDERITFKNQVITGSKSNDYYKKETAFRDELEKDYAAYHTKDSDELSKLIGAARKEKNTKTADSLQNLPVWKKFEADEKAFFTKVEKTTLAVITKHKDSWWGPFFMMTQYSYFTPEQKPIYEQFSEAAKKSYYGQVADKDLNPKSLIGTSVANFNLKDKDGKAYTAKEIVAGKKYILIDFWASWCAPCRKEIPNLKTAYAEYAGKGFEILSISIDKDEKAWQKALGQENMQWHNLIDDNKVSKSFNVKTIPATYLVDSKGVIIGDNLRGADLEAKLKELLKS